A window of Strigops habroptila isolate Jane chromosome 5, bStrHab1.2.pri, whole genome shotgun sequence contains these coding sequences:
- the ACTR1A gene encoding alpha-centractin, translating into MESYDVIANQPVVIDNGSGVIKAGFAGDQIPKYCFPNYVGRPKHVRVMAGALEGDIFIGPKAEEHRGLLSIRYPMEHGIVKDWNDMERIWQYVYSKDQLQTFSEEHPVLLTEAPLNPRKNRERAAEVFFETFNVPALFISMQAVLSLYATGRTTGVVLDSGDGVTHAVPIYEGFAMPHSIMRIDIAGRDVSRFLRLYLRKEGYDFHTTSEFEIVKTIKERACYLSINPQKDETLETEKAQYYLPDGSTIEIGAARFRAPELLFRPDLIGEECEGLHEVLVFAIQKSDMDLRRTLFSNIVLSGGSTLFKGFGDRLLSEVKKLAPKDVKIRISAPQERLYSTWIGGSILASLDTFKKMWVSKKEYEEDGARAIHRKTF; encoded by the exons ATGGAATCCTACGACGTGATAGCGAACCAGCCCGTCGTGATAGACAAC GGTTCGGGTGTGATTAAAGCAGGTTTTGCAGGCGACCAAATACCGAAATACTGCTTTCCAAACTA TGTGGGCAGACCAAAGCACGTTCGTGTTATGGCTGGTGCTTTAGAAGGGGACATTTTCATTGGTCCAAAAGCAGAG GAGCACAGAGGTCTCCTCTCGATCCGATACCCTATGGAGCATGGCATAGTGAAGGACTGGAACGACATGGAGCGCATTTGGCAGTATGTGTATTCAAAAGACCAGCTTCAGACATTCTCAGAGGAG catcctgtgctgctgacagAAGCACCCCTAAACCCACGCAAGAACAGAGAGCGTGCTGCTGAGGTGTTTTTTGAGACCTTCAATGTGCCAGCACTATTCATCTCCATGCAAGCTGTGCTTAGCCT CTACGCCACTGGGAGGACTACAGGAGTGGTGCTGGACTCGGGGGATGGCGTTACCCATGCGGTTCCCATCTATGAAGGCTTTGCCATGCCTCACTCCATCATGCGGATTGACATCGCTGGGCGCGATGTCTCCCGCTTCCTGCGGCTCTACCTGCGGAAGGAGGGCTATGACTTCCACACAACCTCTGAGTTTGAGATTGTTAAGACCATCAAGGAG CGTGCCTGCTACCTGTCAATAAACCCCCAGAAGGATGAGACTCTGGAGACTGAGAAGGCTCAGTACTACCTGCCAGATGGAAGCACTATTGAG ATCGGCGCTGCCCGTTTTCGGGCCCCGGAGCTCCTGTTCCGGCCAGACCTGATAGGGGAGGAATGTGAAGGACTCCATGAGGTGCTTGTTTTTGCCATCCAGAAATCAGACATGGACCTGAGGCGAACGCTGTTCTCCAACATCGTGCTGTCTGGAGGCTCCACGCTCTTCAAAG GCTTTGGTGACAGGCTCTTGAGTGAAGTGAAGAAACTAGCTCCGAAGGACGTCAAAATAAGG aTATCAGCTCCTCAGGAGAGATTGTATTCCACGTGGATTGG TGGCTCTATCCTGGCCTCACTGGACACCTTTAAGAAAATGTGGGTTTCAAAAAAGGAATATGAAGAAGACGGAGCTCGTGCCATCCACCGAAAAACCTTCTAG